Proteins from one Candidatus Planktophila sp. genomic window:
- the purB gene encoding adenylosuccinate lyase: protein MADNSPVSLIADRYASAAMRKIFAPQEKIILERRLWLSVMRNQAALGHPIAESVIDDYKKAIFTVDLASIDARERATRHDVKARIEEFNALAGHEAIHAGMTSRDLTENIEALQIRNGLEIVHGKTVTLLARLAERATEFADQPIAGRSHNVPAQVTTLGKRFATAAEELLFAYERLTALQDRYPMRGIKGPVGTAQDSIDLLGSFEAHASMEVSIANELGFSRVLDSVGQIYPRSFDYDVVTTLVQLASAPSSLATSIRLMAGAELVTEGFKTGQVGSSAMPHKMNTRSCERVNGLAVVLRGYASMVSELAGDQWNEGDVSCSVVRRVALPDAFYAIDGILETVLTVLDEFGAFPAVIGAELERYMPFLATTKFLMAAVKAGIGREVAHELIKEHAVKAALGMRDGKSNTLLDDLANDPSFPLDLSALNKLISTPLEFTGDARQQVARVVNRIDAITSAHPAAVQYKPGSIR, encoded by the coding sequence ATGGCCGATAATTCACCCGTGAGCCTCATTGCAGATAGATACGCATCCGCAGCGATGCGAAAGATATTTGCACCCCAGGAGAAAATTATTCTTGAACGTCGGCTTTGGCTTTCAGTTATGCGAAATCAAGCCGCATTAGGTCACCCGATCGCTGAATCCGTCATTGATGATTATAAAAAAGCTATCTTTACCGTAGATCTTGCTTCAATTGATGCTCGTGAAAGAGCAACTCGTCATGACGTTAAAGCCCGCATCGAAGAGTTTAATGCGCTTGCAGGTCACGAAGCGATTCACGCGGGAATGACGAGCCGTGACTTAACCGAAAACATTGAAGCACTTCAAATCCGAAATGGATTAGAAATAGTCCATGGAAAAACGGTGACACTTCTTGCACGTTTAGCAGAGCGAGCAACAGAGTTTGCTGATCAACCTATTGCTGGGCGTTCGCACAATGTTCCGGCACAAGTAACCACACTCGGAAAACGCTTTGCAACTGCGGCTGAAGAGCTTTTATTTGCATATGAGCGTTTAACTGCATTGCAGGATCGCTATCCAATGCGCGGCATAAAAGGTCCAGTTGGTACTGCGCAAGATTCAATTGATTTACTCGGCTCTTTTGAGGCGCATGCAAGCATGGAGGTATCCATTGCAAATGAGTTGGGTTTCAGCAGGGTTTTGGACTCTGTTGGGCAGATATATCCTCGTTCATTTGATTATGATGTAGTTACGACGCTGGTTCAATTAGCATCTGCACCTTCATCCCTTGCGACATCAATTCGTTTAATGGCTGGCGCTGAACTCGTAACCGAGGGTTTCAAAACGGGTCAAGTCGGTAGTAGCGCAATGCCGCACAAAATGAATACACGTTCTTGCGAACGTGTAAATGGGTTAGCCGTTGTTCTTCGTGGTTATGCATCAATGGTGAGTGAACTTGCAGGTGACCAGTGGAATGAAGGCGATGTTTCGTGCAGTGTTGTTCGCCGCGTAGCTCTGCCAGATGCCTTTTATGCCATCGACGGCATACTTGAAACAGTGTTGACGGTACTCGATGAGTTTGGAGCATTTCCAGCGGTAATAGGGGCTGAATTAGAGCGTTATATGCCGTTTTTAGCGACAACAAAGTTTTTAATGGCAGCCGTTAAGGCCGGCATTGGTCGTGAGGTAGCCCACGAACTTATAAAGGAACATGCAGTAAAAGCTGCGCTCGGAATGCGCGATGGCAAATCCAATACACTCCTTGACGATTTAGCTAATGATCCAAGTTTTCCGTTAGATCTCAGCGCACTAAATAAGTTAATAAGTACACCACTTGAATTTACTGGCGATGCGCGCCAACAAGTTGCTCGAGTTGTTAATCGCATTGACGCGATTACTTCCGCGCATCCTGCAGCAGTGCAGTACAAGCCCGGCTCAATTCGGTGA
- the purD gene encoding phosphoribosylamine--glycine ligase, protein MKILLVGSGGREHALGLGLDADPACTSLHVAPGNPGISQFAQCHPIDISNNAQIVALAQEIAADLVVIGPELPLVNGLADDLRRLKIAVFGPSKAAAQLEGSKTFAKEVMSDAGVLTAQSFTCSNQAEYEKALDTFGAPYVVKDDGLAGGKGVVVTQNRQEALAHAIACKRVVIEEFLEGPEVSLFGISDGVSILPMQPAQDFKRSGDNDVGQNTGGMGAYSPLPWAPSDIIEDTYKQVLAPMIAEMNARGTPFVGLLYAGLALTDRGTRVIEFNVRFGDPETQVLIPLLKTPLAMLLYKAATVGLADTVLEWRDESAVAVVLAAEGYPTAPLSGGKISPFPAIENVQIFHAGTSFSGEGLVSSGGRVLTVTGVGSDLTEARDRAYRAISQISLPGSFYRNDIALNAAVAEKGN, encoded by the coding sequence ATGAAAATCCTCCTAGTCGGAAGCGGCGGTCGCGAACACGCACTTGGACTAGGTCTTGACGCAGATCCTGCCTGCACTTCGCTACATGTTGCTCCAGGTAATCCAGGTATATCGCAGTTTGCTCAGTGTCATCCAATTGATATTTCAAACAATGCGCAAATTGTTGCGCTAGCCCAAGAAATCGCGGCTGATTTAGTTGTCATTGGCCCCGAACTTCCTTTGGTTAACGGCTTAGCAGATGATTTACGTCGATTGAAAATCGCAGTATTCGGACCATCTAAAGCCGCGGCACAATTAGAAGGATCAAAGACTTTTGCCAAAGAAGTAATGTCCGATGCTGGTGTTTTAACTGCACAGAGTTTTACCTGTTCTAATCAAGCTGAATACGAAAAAGCATTAGATACTTTCGGTGCACCATATGTTGTTAAAGACGATGGATTAGCCGGTGGAAAGGGAGTTGTAGTCACCCAGAATCGTCAAGAGGCATTGGCCCATGCAATTGCATGTAAACGTGTCGTTATCGAGGAGTTCTTGGAGGGACCAGAGGTTTCACTCTTTGGAATTAGCGATGGTGTTTCAATATTGCCCATGCAACCGGCACAGGATTTCAAACGCTCGGGCGATAACGATGTTGGACAAAATACAGGGGGAATGGGTGCTTATTCACCATTGCCATGGGCGCCTTCAGACATAATTGAGGACACATATAAACAAGTTCTTGCTCCCATGATTGCAGAAATGAATGCCCGGGGGACGCCGTTCGTCGGTTTGCTTTATGCAGGCCTTGCATTAACCGATCGAGGTACTCGAGTTATTGAATTTAACGTTCGCTTTGGAGACCCTGAAACTCAAGTATTAATCCCTCTGCTTAAAACACCGCTGGCGATGCTCTTATATAAAGCTGCAACTGTTGGTCTTGCCGATACCGTTTTAGAGTGGCGTGATGAATCGGCAGTAGCTGTAGTTTTAGCGGCCGAAGGCTATCCAACTGCCCCGCTAAGTGGAGGCAAGATCTCACCCTTCCCGGCAATAGAAAACGTACAAATATTTCATGCCGGGACTTCCTTTAGTGGAGAAGGTTTAGTCTCATCCGGCGGTCGAGTCCTAACCGTGACCGGAGTTGGATCTGATCTTACCGAGGCGAGAGATCGTGCCTATCGAGCAATCAGTCAGATCTCCTTGCCCGGCTCTTTTTATCGAAACGACATAGCCCTTAATGCCGCAGTGGCAGAGAAGGGCAATTAA
- a CDS encoding phosphoribosylaminoimidazolesuccinocarboxamide synthase, translated as MSGFGLAGPPPAPSIPGWTHLRTGKVRDLYTNEKEEILLVASDRVSAFDWVMPSTIPGKGAVLTQLSLFWFELLEDIVPNHIVSLDVPTIVEDRAIIVQPLDMFEIECVARGYLTGSGWSEYQNNGAICGNSLPEGLLDGSKLPATIFTPATKADVGDHDINIDFETTVKSIGASEAQKLKQLTIALYDTAADFARERGIILADTKFEFGRNALGEIVLADEALTPDSSRFWELSTWIPGASQASFDKQFLRDYLISRGWDRNSPPPLLPQEIIEKTAARYEEAFYRLTGSKF; from the coding sequence GTGAGTGGTTTTGGTTTAGCTGGTCCACCGCCAGCACCTTCGATACCTGGGTGGACTCATCTGCGTACGGGAAAAGTTCGCGACTTGTACACAAATGAGAAAGAAGAGATTCTCTTAGTAGCATCTGATCGAGTATCAGCTTTCGACTGGGTAATGCCTTCAACGATTCCAGGGAAAGGGGCGGTTCTTACCCAGCTCTCATTATTTTGGTTTGAACTACTTGAAGATATAGTTCCTAATCACATTGTATCTTTAGATGTTCCAACAATTGTTGAAGATCGCGCGATAATTGTTCAACCACTTGATATGTTTGAAATTGAGTGCGTTGCTCGTGGCTATCTAACTGGAAGTGGTTGGAGCGAATATCAAAACAACGGTGCTATTTGTGGAAATTCTCTGCCTGAAGGTTTATTAGATGGCTCTAAACTTCCAGCCACAATATTTACTCCTGCAACTAAAGCCGATGTTGGTGACCATGACATTAACATTGACTTTGAAACTACCGTAAAAAGTATTGGGGCTTCTGAGGCTCAAAAATTGAAACAGCTAACGATCGCGCTGTATGACACGGCTGCAGATTTTGCTAGAGAGCGCGGAATTATTCTCGCCGATACCAAATTTGAATTTGGTCGCAACGCTTTAGGAGAGATAGTTCTAGCCGATGAGGCTTTAACCCCTGATTCATCAAGGTTTTGGGAGCTATCGACCTGGATTCCTGGTGCTTCGCAAGCATCTTTTGATAAACAGTTCTTGCGTGACTACCTAATTTCACGTGGCTGGGATAGAAATAGCCCACCCCCGCTACTTCCGCAAGAGATCATCGAAAAAACAGCAGCGCGCTATGAAGAGGCTTTTTACCGGTTAACTGGCAGCAAGTTCTAA
- a CDS encoding sterol carrier family protein, with amino-acid sequence MRDPKILDEVKSTLALLAAKAPGRAIEVRIPPYAAIQCGEGPTHTRGTPANVIEMAAATWIALASGEISWSEALNSGAVTASGLRADLTPYLPLKMTT; translated from the coding sequence ATGCGAGATCCTAAAATATTAGACGAGGTAAAGAGCACTTTGGCGCTTCTTGCGGCTAAAGCACCTGGTCGTGCGATTGAAGTTCGAATCCCACCCTATGCAGCGATTCAATGTGGAGAAGGTCCAACACATACACGCGGTACACCAGCAAATGTCATCGAAATGGCAGCAGCGACGTGGATTGCCTTAGCTTCCGGTGAAATCTCGTGGAGCGAGGCTTTAAACAGCGGCGCAGTAACTGCTTCCGGCCTTCGTGCCGATTTAACACCGTACTTACCACTTAAGATGACGACATGA
- the purM gene encoding phosphoribosylformylglycinamidine cyclo-ligase codes for MSTYKDSGVDIDAGARAVELMKASIAKASRPEAMGGIGGFAGLFDASALKSMKKPLLATSTDGVGTKTEIARALGKYDTIGEDLVAMVVDDLVVCGAEPLFMTDYIAVGKVIPERIAEIVAGIARGCGKANTALIGGETAEHPGLLGEDEFDIAGAATGVVDADNQLGAHLVQAGDVLIAMPSSGFHANGFSLVRQIIKTQKLSLEAHVSEYGKTSGEVFLTPTEIYTLDCLALIKSMSGSLRGFTHITGGGIAENTARVIPSHLTAIYDRSTWSLPVEMEFMAKIGGVPQSDMERTWNAGIGMVAIVSADAADLALASLAARGMKAWVAGLVEPSGNNENRRSYLVSDFRR; via the coding sequence ATGAGTACATATAAAGATTCCGGTGTAGATATTGACGCGGGTGCTCGCGCAGTTGAGCTTATGAAGGCATCGATCGCAAAAGCTTCGCGGCCAGAGGCGATGGGTGGAATTGGCGGATTCGCCGGCCTCTTTGATGCAAGTGCGCTCAAGAGCATGAAGAAGCCTTTGCTGGCGACATCAACCGACGGAGTGGGAACTAAAACTGAGATTGCTCGCGCATTGGGTAAGTACGACACAATCGGAGAAGATTTAGTTGCCATGGTTGTCGATGATTTAGTTGTGTGTGGTGCAGAGCCTCTATTTATGACCGACTACATTGCTGTCGGCAAAGTTATACCCGAGCGCATTGCAGAAATTGTTGCAGGTATTGCGCGCGGTTGTGGGAAAGCAAATACCGCTCTCATAGGGGGAGAAACTGCTGAACATCCAGGCTTACTGGGCGAGGATGAGTTTGATATCGCAGGAGCTGCTACCGGAGTAGTTGATGCAGACAATCAACTTGGTGCACATCTAGTGCAAGCCGGGGATGTACTGATTGCAATGCCATCAAGTGGTTTTCACGCAAATGGTTTTTCACTTGTCCGCCAAATTATTAAAACTCAAAAACTGTCATTGGAAGCACATGTAAGTGAGTACGGCAAAACTTCAGGAGAAGTATTTTTAACTCCTACTGAAATCTATACTCTCGATTGCTTAGCTCTTATTAAATCCATGTCTGGTTCATTGCGTGGATTCACACACATCACCGGAGGTGGAATCGCAGAAAACACCGCACGCGTTATTCCTTCCCACCTCACCGCAATTTATGATCGCTCAACATGGTCCTTGCCGGTTGAAATGGAGTTCATGGCAAAAATTGGTGGAGTGCCGCAATCCGACATGGAGCGCACATGGAATGCAGGCATCGGCATGGTGGCTATCGTTTCGGCCGATGCGGCCGATTTAGCCCTAGCCTCGTTGGCTGCGCGAGGGATGAAAGCCTGGGTCGCAGGCCTTGTGGAGCCTTCTGGTAATAATGAAAATCGACGCTCATACTTGGTCTCTGACTTTAGGAGATAG
- the purQ gene encoding phosphoribosylformylglycinamidine synthase subunit PurQ has translation MRIGVITFPGTLDDRDAARAVNVSGAEAVALWHADADLRKVDAVILPGGFSYGDYLRCGAISRFAPVMKLVIEAAGKGMPVLGICNGFQVLCESHLLPGALTRNSDLHFLCRDQEIEITNNATAWTTSFAKGERITIPLKNGEGSFQCDDQTLATLESEDRVIARYVGVNPNGSRNLIAGITNERGNVVGLMPHPEHAIDPLTGPSAQGLGFFTSILKAMVK, from the coding sequence ATGCGCATTGGAGTCATAACTTTTCCCGGAACTCTAGATGATCGCGATGCAGCGCGAGCGGTGAATGTAAGTGGAGCCGAGGCCGTTGCCTTATGGCATGCCGATGCCGATTTAAGGAAAGTCGATGCCGTGATTTTGCCTGGTGGTTTTTCTTATGGTGATTACCTTCGCTGCGGTGCAATCTCTCGTTTTGCTCCAGTAATGAAGTTAGTTATCGAAGCTGCAGGTAAAGGTATGCCAGTGCTAGGTATCTGTAATGGTTTCCAAGTTTTGTGTGAATCTCATTTATTGCCAGGTGCGTTGACTCGAAACTCGGATCTTCATTTCTTGTGCCGAGATCAAGAGATCGAAATTACAAATAACGCAACGGCCTGGACAACATCATTTGCCAAAGGCGAGCGAATTACTATTCCCCTTAAAAATGGTGAAGGCTCATTTCAATGTGATGATCAAACTCTCGCCACACTAGAGAGTGAGGATCGAGTAATTGCGCGTTATGTTGGTGTAAACCCAAATGGTTCTCGAAATTTAATCGCCGGGATTACAAATGAGCGTGGAAATGTAGTTGGCCTAATGCCTCACCCAGAGCACGCAATTGATCCATTAACTGGTCCATCAGCTCAAGGCCTAGGCTTTTTTACTTCCATTTTGAAAGCGATGGTTAAGTAA
- the purS gene encoding phosphoribosylformylglycinamidine synthase subunit PurS: MAKIVVDVMLKPEILDPQGNAVASALPRLGFTFANSVRQGKRFEIEIDGEPTPAQMAEVEKAAEVLLSNPVIETYEVRVEK; the protein is encoded by the coding sequence ATGGCAAAAATCGTGGTTGACGTGATGTTAAAGCCCGAGATTCTTGACCCTCAAGGAAATGCTGTTGCATCTGCACTACCTCGACTCGGGTTTACTTTTGCCAACTCGGTGCGACAAGGCAAGAGATTTGAAATTGAAATTGATGGCGAGCCAACTCCTGCTCAAATGGCTGAAGTAGAAAAAGCTGCAGAAGTTTTACTCTCAAATCCAGTAATTGAAACCTATGAAGTGAGAGTCGAGAAGTAA
- the purL gene encoding phosphoribosylformylglycinamidine synthase subunit PurL, whose translation MSLDTVAIAQSTPENKQPFAELGLKPDEYARIKEILGRRPTSSELAMYSVMWSEHCSYKSSKVHLKQFGDKAPKSEALLVGIGENAGVVDVGQGYAVTFKIESHNHPSFVEPYQGAATGIGGIVRDILTMGARPIAVMDPLRFGPADAPDTRRVLPGIVAGVGGYGNCLGLPNIGGEIVFDETYAGNPLVNALCVGVMKHSDIKLAKAAGAGNLVVLFGAKTGGDGIGGVSVLASETFGTGGSTKRPSVQVGDPFVEKILIECSLEIFAEDLVVGIQDLGGAGLSCATSELASGGSGGMKVALDKVPLRDPSLSPEEILMSESQERMCAIVEPHKLQRFLEICKKWDVTVTAIGEVTDGERLEITWNGEVIVNVPPRTVAHEGPVYNRPLAQPAYIDVVNGQKVTLPILNSASDIKAAVLKLAGTPNLADKSWVTSQYDKYVQGNTIQSQPDDSGMVRIDESTHLGIAISTDANANWSYLNPYQGAKLALAEAARNIATAGARPLAVTNCLNFGSPEDSGVMWQFAETVRGLADGCLEMDLPVTGGNVSFYNQTGAEAILPTPVIGVLGVIQDVRTRTPMSFNVAGLDLYLLGDTYEDFAGSEWAFLNGERIGQSPTADLAREMQLIELLLEGHAEGLFRAAHDLSQGGLSAGLTEMVLRNFVGATITLGNVGIELLSESPGRVVVAIDSNTALALNGLAEKYSITLSKLGTTGGDSLIINECIIPLSELRTAHTSTFPTLFG comes from the coding sequence ATGTCCTTGGATACGGTTGCAATTGCACAATCCACACCTGAGAATAAACAACCTTTTGCTGAGCTTGGACTAAAACCTGATGAGTACGCTCGTATTAAAGAGATTTTAGGTCGCCGCCCAACATCATCGGAGTTAGCGATGTATTCAGTGATGTGGTCCGAACACTGTTCGTATAAATCTTCAAAAGTACATTTGAAACAGTTTGGCGATAAAGCTCCTAAATCTGAAGCATTATTAGTAGGTATCGGTGAAAATGCTGGAGTGGTTGATGTCGGTCAAGGCTATGCCGTTACTTTCAAAATCGAATCACATAACCACCCATCTTTTGTCGAGCCATATCAAGGGGCCGCGACTGGAATCGGTGGCATTGTTCGAGATATTTTAACCATGGGTGCAAGGCCCATCGCCGTAATGGATCCACTTCGATTCGGTCCGGCAGATGCGCCAGATACTCGCCGAGTATTACCAGGAATTGTTGCTGGTGTTGGTGGATATGGAAACTGTTTAGGTCTACCAAATATTGGTGGAGAAATAGTCTTCGATGAAACATATGCCGGCAATCCTTTAGTAAATGCGCTATGTGTTGGAGTCATGAAACACAGCGATATTAAGTTGGCGAAAGCGGCAGGCGCTGGCAATTTAGTCGTGCTCTTCGGTGCCAAAACAGGCGGAGATGGAATTGGTGGAGTTTCTGTTCTTGCCTCTGAAACATTTGGCACCGGAGGATCAACTAAACGTCCAAGCGTGCAAGTGGGAGATCCTTTTGTAGAAAAGATTTTGATTGAATGCTCACTTGAAATTTTTGCAGAGGATTTAGTTGTTGGAATTCAAGATCTGGGAGGAGCAGGTTTATCGTGTGCAACAAGCGAACTTGCATCAGGTGGTTCAGGTGGCATGAAAGTAGCGCTGGATAAGGTTCCGCTGCGCGATCCATCACTTTCTCCTGAAGAGATTTTAATGTCAGAGTCACAGGAGCGTATGTGCGCAATCGTTGAACCTCATAAACTGCAACGTTTTCTCGAAATCTGTAAAAAGTGGGATGTAACCGTTACAGCGATCGGTGAAGTCACTGACGGCGAGCGTTTAGAGATCACATGGAACGGCGAAGTAATCGTGAATGTTCCTCCACGTACAGTCGCTCATGAAGGCCCTGTTTACAATCGCCCGCTCGCCCAGCCTGCCTATATCGATGTAGTGAATGGACAGAAAGTAACCCTTCCGATCCTAAATAGCGCTTCAGATATTAAAGCTGCAGTTCTCAAACTTGCTGGCACACCAAATCTCGCTGATAAATCATGGGTCACTTCGCAGTATGACAAATATGTGCAAGGAAACACGATTCAATCGCAACCTGATGATTCGGGAATGGTACGAATTGATGAGAGTACGCATTTAGGTATTGCAATCTCAACCGATGCCAATGCTAACTGGTCATATTTGAATCCGTATCAAGGAGCTAAATTAGCTTTAGCTGAAGCGGCGCGTAACATTGCAACTGCAGGCGCACGACCACTTGCCGTTACCAATTGCTTGAATTTTGGTTCACCTGAAGATTCAGGAGTTATGTGGCAGTTCGCTGAAACTGTTCGAGGTTTAGCCGACGGATGTTTAGAAATGGATCTGCCTGTGACCGGAGGCAATGTATCTTTCTATAATCAAACAGGTGCGGAAGCCATCTTGCCAACCCCAGTTATTGGAGTTCTTGGCGTAATTCAAGATGTTAGAACTCGCACCCCGATGAGTTTTAATGTGGCTGGATTAGATCTTTACTTATTGGGTGATACGTATGAAGATTTTGCCGGGAGTGAATGGGCTTTTTTAAATGGTGAACGCATCGGACAATCTCCAACAGCTGATTTAGCCCGTGAAATGCAGCTTATAGAGCTACTTCTTGAGGGGCACGCCGAGGGGTTGTTTAGAGCCGCTCATGATTTGAGTCAGGGTGGATTATCGGCTGGCTTAACAGAAATGGTTTTGCGCAACTTCGTTGGTGCAACAATCACATTGGGTAATGTTGGGATTGAATTACTAAGTGAATCACCAGGGCGAGTTGTCGTCGCGATAGATTCCAACACCGCTCTAGCGCTGAATGGATTGGCGGAAAAATATTCGATAACTCTTTCAAAATTAGGTACTACCGGTGGTGATTCGCTAATTATCAATGAGTGCATCATCCCTCTTAGTGAACTTCGCACTGCACATACCTCTACTTTTCCAACCTTGTTTGGGTGA
- the purF gene encoding amidophosphoribosyltransferase translates to MSRRPDGLLNHDILDSDKGPQDACGVFGVWAPGEEVANLAFYGLYALQHRGQESAGIATSDGERILVYKDMGLVSQVFTESDLATLPGDLAIGHCRYSTTGSSTWVNAQPTLRPTKYGTLALAHNGNLTNTGELAELVQKLEPSTGRDRGATTDTEIMTALISLQNEKNVEASAISVLPQLEGAFSIVFMDEHTLYAARDRHGVRPLVLGKLETGWVVASESAALDIVGAAFVREIEPGEFIAIDINGVRSQRWAVAEPKGCLFEYVYLARPDTLIAGQGIHATRVAIGVRLAQEAPVEADLVIPVPESGTPAAIGYAKGSGIPFGIGLVKNSYVGRTFIQPSQTIRQLGIRLKLNPLREIIEGKRIVVVDDSIVRGNTQRAIVRMLREAGAREIHVRISSPPVKWPCFYGIDFATRAELIASGLEIEEIRRSIGADSLGYVSLEGLIESTQIDENKLCSACFTGTYPIRIPADMSEGKMRLEITEVHGH, encoded by the coding sequence ATGAGCCGGCGCCCTGATGGGTTACTAAATCACGATATTTTAGATTCAGATAAAGGTCCACAAGATGCCTGTGGTGTATTTGGAGTGTGGGCACCCGGAGAAGAAGTTGCGAACTTAGCTTTTTACGGTTTATATGCGTTGCAACATCGAGGACAAGAGTCTGCAGGAATTGCAACAAGTGATGGAGAACGAATTCTTGTCTATAAAGATATGGGCTTAGTCTCACAGGTTTTTACCGAAAGCGATCTTGCGACATTACCGGGTGATTTAGCAATTGGACACTGTCGTTACAGTACGACCGGATCCAGTACATGGGTCAATGCTCAACCAACGCTACGCCCAACTAAGTACGGAACACTGGCTTTGGCACACAATGGTAATTTGACTAATACGGGAGAGCTCGCTGAGTTAGTCCAAAAACTAGAGCCAAGTACAGGCCGCGACCGCGGAGCAACTACAGATACAGAAATAATGACAGCGCTTATTTCACTTCAAAATGAAAAGAATGTTGAGGCAAGTGCGATTTCTGTTCTACCTCAATTAGAAGGCGCATTCTCAATAGTCTTTATGGATGAGCACACTTTATATGCAGCGCGAGATCGACATGGTGTGCGCCCGTTAGTTCTTGGCAAACTAGAAACCGGTTGGGTAGTTGCATCAGAGAGCGCTGCACTTGACATTGTCGGTGCCGCCTTTGTCCGTGAAATTGAACCTGGAGAATTTATTGCAATCGATATAAATGGTGTCCGCTCGCAACGTTGGGCGGTAGCAGAACCTAAAGGTTGCCTCTTCGAATACGTCTACTTAGCGCGACCAGATACATTGATCGCAGGACAAGGAATTCACGCAACTCGTGTTGCGATTGGAGTGCGTCTGGCTCAAGAGGCACCAGTAGAGGCGGATTTGGTAATTCCAGTTCCTGAATCTGGCACTCCGGCGGCAATTGGATATGCAAAAGGTTCAGGTATTCCATTTGGAATTGGTCTGGTTAAGAATTCATATGTAGGTCGCACATTTATTCAACCATCTCAAACTATTCGCCAACTTGGCATTCGTTTGAAACTCAACCCTTTACGCGAAATCATTGAAGGCAAACGTATTGTTGTTGTTGACGATTCAATCGTGCGTGGAAATACTCAACGCGCGATTGTTCGAATGCTTCGTGAAGCTGGTGCCCGCGAAATTCATGTGCGTATCTCATCGCCGCCAGTTAAATGGCCATGCTTTTATGGAATCGATTTTGCTACGCGGGCTGAACTCATTGCTAGCGGCTTAGAGATCGAAGAGATTCGACGTTCGATTGGTGCCGATTCTCTTGGATATGTCTCTCTCGAAGGACTCATTGAGTCGACACAAATTGATGAAAACAAGCTATGTTCTGCCTGCTTTACTGGCACATATCCGATTCGCATCCCTGCAGATATGTCTGAAGGAAAGATGCGCCTTGAAATTACCGAGGTACATGGTCACTAG